A genomic region of Fusarium falciforme chromosome 4, complete sequence contains the following coding sequences:
- a CDS encoding MFS domain-containing protein: MNISPSPSNSLNQQYVGGKHADVNERTTSDEYESPQQQERRPLKKRILAVLWDTFDKSPEERKLIGKLDWWILTYCCIAYFVKYLDQTNVSNAYVSGMKEDLNMTGNDLNYLSTFWTVGYIIGQLPSQIIITKVRPSIWLPTAELIWSFIVIGMAGAKDVKTLCGLRFIVGMLEASAYPGVMTLLGSWYTPMELGKRACIFQASSSAAQMFSGYLQAALYSGMDGRSGLRAWQWLFVFDGIIGIPICLYGFWAIPDSPNSSKARWLKPEDLQMANDRMLKQGRAPMKKLTWGIIRRVLSTWHVYLFCAIFIAHVLGIKIYSYFNLWLKATGRWSTEEVNIIPSAGYGLQIACTLTYAWTSDAIGLRWPLVIAACLVSIIGTIILSVWPEDNLAAMMTGWLLTFCETGAGALIITWINEVLSYSAEHRALVIGVVETAAFTSQAWVPLLIYDTGDAPHFPIGYEMATMFFALEIVLTLVILYLSKKYPITH, encoded by the exons ATGAATATCTCTCCAAGTCCAAGCAACAGCTTGAACCAACAATATGTCGGCGGGAAACATGCCGACGTCAATGAGAGGACGACCAGCGACGAATATGAGTCGCCTCAGCAGCAAGAACGTCGACCTTTGAAGAAACGGATATTGGCCGTACTTTGGGATACCTTTGACAAGTCACCGGAGGAAAGGAAACTCATTGGCAAACTTGACTGGTGGATCCTGACTTACTGCTGTATTGCGTATTTCGTCAAGTATCTTGACCAAACCAAC GTCAGCAATGCCTACGTCTCAGGAATGAAAGAAGACCTCAACATGACAGGAAACGACCTCAACTACCTCAGCACCTTCTGGACAGTCGGCTACATCATCGGCCAACTCCCCTCCcaaatcatcatcaccaaagtCCGCCCTTCCATCTGGCTACCAACCGCCGAGCTCATCTGGAGTttcatcgtcatcggcaTGGCGGGTGCCAAAGATGTCAAGACCCTATGCGGATTACGTTTCATTGTCGGCATGCTTGAAGCGTCGGCTTATCCTGGCGTCATGACTTTGCTTGGGAGTTGGTATACGCCGATGGAGCTGGGGAAGAGAGCTTGTATTTTTCAGGCTTCTTCTAGTGCTGCTCAGATGTTTTCAGG ATATCTTCAAGCGGCTCTCTACTCGGGTATGGATGGAAGAAGTGGCCTTCGGGCTTGGCAGTGGCTTTTTGTCTTCGATG GCATCATCGGTATTCCCATCTGCCTCTACGGCTTCTGGGCCATCCCCGACTCTCCAAACTCATCCAAGGCCAGATGGCTCAAGCCCGAGGACCTTCAAATGGCCAACGATCGCATGCTCAAGCAAGGTCGAGCCCCGATGAAGAAGCTCACCTGGGGTATCATCCGCCGTGTCCTTTCCACTTGGCATGTGTATCTGTTCtgcgccatcttcatcgcccACGTTCTTGGTATCAAGATCTACTCGTACTTTAACCTTTGGTTGAAGGCGACGGGCCGGTGGAGTACTGAAGAGGTCAACATTATTCCCAGCGCTGGATATGGACTGCAGATTGCTTGCACTCTTACATACGCCTGGACTTCGGATGCCATTGGTCTGCGATGGCCCCTTGTCATTGCCGCCTGTCTGGTCTCTATCATCGGCACCATCATTCTATCTGTATGGCCCGAGGACAACCTCGCTGCCATGATGACAGGATGGCTACTGACCTTCTGTGagactggtgctggtgcACTGATCATCACCTGGATCAACGAGGTGCTGTCATACTCGGCGGAACACCGCGCCCTTGTCATTGGCGTGGTTGAAACCGCAGCCTTCACGTCCCAAGCCTGGGTGCCGCTGTTGATTTACGACACAGGAGATGCGCCTCACTTCCCTATTGGTTATGAGATGGCGACCATGTTCTTTGCTCTCGAGATTGTCTTGACACTGGTCATCCTGTATCTGTCCAAGAAGTACCCGATAACTCATTAG
- a CDS encoding Dipeptidase, whose amino-acid sequence MPTEQEALAIYESSIHFDGLNISNWSLDIFEAWHAGGITGVSCTCGLWEGLRGSLANVVQWKEWFEEHSDLIVQAHSVKDIREAKKSGRTAVLLSWQNTSGIEDQLSYLRVFRDLGVRKMQLTYNTQNYSGAGYTEIRDSGLTGFGQQVVTEMAKLGIVCDLSHVGPQTSEDVINYAPADKPPCFSHVLPSGLKEHPRNKDDRLIKLLGSKGGFIGLSQFGPHMAKGNDSTVDDYVDALDYVIGLVGEDLVGVGSDASEGHARPSDFLVWCNSDKGYARQLTPWGSQKVVKPLGKLADRRQLALAMARKGWGEEKMRKVLGENWLRYLEKIIGE is encoded by the coding sequence ATGCCTACCGAACAAGAAGCTCTGGCCATCTACGagtcatccatccattttgATGGCCTCAACATTAGCAACTGGTCTCTCGACATTTTCGAGGCTTGGCATGCTGGAGGCATCACTGGTGTTTCCTGCACATGTGGTCTCTGGGAAGGGCTGCGTGGGAGTCTTGCGAATGTTGTGCAGTGGAAGGAGTGGTTTGAGGAGCATTCCGATCTCATCGTTCAAGCACACTCAGTCAAGGATATCCGCGAGGCAAAAAAGTCAGGCCGCACCGCAGTGTTACTGAGCTGGCAAAACACATCCGGCATCGAGGATCAACTCTCATACCTGCGGGTATTCCGTGACTTGGGCGTTCGAAAGATGCAGCTTACATACAACACGCAAAACTATAGCGGTGCTGGATATACCGAGATCAGAGACTCTGGTCTGACGGGGTTCGGACAGCAAGTGGTTACTGAGATGGCCAAGCTTGGCATCGTCTGCGATCTGAGCCACGTTGGTCCTCAGACTTCAGAAGATGTCATCAACTACGCACCAGCCGACAAGCCACCGTGTTTCTCTCACGTCCTTCCTAGTGGGTTGAAAGAACACCCTCGCAACAAGGATGACCGCTTAATCAAACTTCTCGGATCCAAAGGTGGATTCATTGGGCTCAGTCAATTTGGCCCGCACATGGCCAAAGGCAACGACAGCACGGTAGACGACTACGTCGACGCTCTTGACTATGTCATCGGTCTTGTTGGGGAGGATCTGGTCGGTGTAGGATCTGATGCCAGCGAAGGACACGCACGGCCGAGTGATTTTCTAGTCTGGTGCAACAGCGACAAAGGCTACGCCAGACAGCTTACACCATGGGGTAGCCAAAAGGTGGTGAAGCCGCTGGGAAAGCTAGCGGATAGGAGACAATTGGCTCTTgcgatggcgaggaagggttggggagaggagaagatgaggaaggtTCTGGGGGAGAACTGGCTTCGATACTTGGAAAAGATAATTGGGGAATAG
- a CDS encoding Bac-luciferase domain-containing protein encodes MTNSGTEKKKRIYLNAFDACTVGHTSPGQWRNPIDRSADKRDLDYWLETARLLEKGKFLSYFLADTVGGFDVYKGSRDPAIKIGSEFPVTDPFVPISAMAAVTKSLGFGVTASTSYERPFLLARRFSTLDHFTKGRIGWNIVTSWNKASALAMGLTDIIPHDERYAAADELMGLLYQLWESSIADDAVVKDKESETYIDPSKVRTIKHEGKYHKLESPFIVDPSPQRTPFLFQAGTSPAGSAFAAKHAEAIFIAGHVPGTLAPKVAKIRRLAAEQERDPQSLKFFQCLTVILGETDEDAQRKLEEIKKYQSIEGGLVIFSAFTGIDLSKYDLDEEIKPEDSKSTAIIQSAFSNLFSEEQGTGKWTPRRAAEELSIGGNGAVLVGSPQTVADGMERWVREADVDGFNLSPVVQPQSWQDIVELLVPELQRRGIYWDDYEVPGGTLRENAQGKGNSHLRSDHVGSTYVFDASKKE; translated from the exons ATGACGAACTCCGGgacagaaaagaagaaacgcATCTATCTCAATGCCTTTGACGCTTGCACCGTGGGCCATACCAGCCCCGGGCAATGGCGCAACCCGATAGACCGGTCGGCAGACAAACGGGACCTCGACTACTGGCTTGAGACGGCGAGGCTGCTAGAGAAGGGGAAGTTTCTGTCATACTTCTTAGCTGACACAGTGGGAGGCTTCGATGTGTACAAGGGCAGTCGAGATCCTGCCATCAAGATAGGATCAGAGTTCCCAGTCACAGACCCCTTTGTT CCAatctcagccatggcagccGTGACAAAATCTCTGGGTTTTGGCGTCACTGCATCAACCAGCTACGAGAGACCATTCTTGCTTGCACGCCGATTCTCAACACTCGATCACTTCACCAAAGGTCGCATTGGATGGAACATTGTCACATCCTGGAACAAAGCCAGTGCGCTGGCTATGGGACTGACGGACATCATTCCTCACGATGAACGCTACGCGGCAGCGGATGAGCTGATGGGACTTCTATACCA ACTATGGGAATCTTCTATTGCCGATGACGCGGTAGTAAAGGATAAGGAATCCGAGACTTATATCGACCCATCCAAGGTCCGAACAATCAAGCATGAAGGGAAGTACCACAAACTGGAAAGTCCGTTCATCGTCGACCCAAGTCCTCAGAGGACCCCTTTCCTCTTCCAAGCTGGAACTTCCCC TGCTGGATCGGCCTTTGCAGCCAAGCATGCTgaagccatcttcatcgctgGCCACGTCCCAGGTACCCTGGCACCCAAAGTTGCCAAGATTCGACGGTTGGCTGCGGAACAGGAACGGGATCCTCAGAGCCTGAAGTTCTTCCAATGTCTTACCGTCATCCTAGGAGAGACAGACGAAGATGCTCAGAGGAAGTTGGAAGAGATAAAGAAATACCAGTCCATCGAGGGTGGCCTTGTCATCTTCAGCGCTTTTACTGGTATCGACCTCAGCAAATACGATCTTGACGAAGAGATCAAACCTGAGGACAGCAAGTCTACAGCAATCATCCAGTCAGCATTCAGTAACCTTTTCAGCGAGGAACAGGGAACCGGTAAGTGGACTCCACGACGAGCGGCGGAGGAGCTATCGATCGGTGGCAACGGAGCTGTTCTTGTTGGAAGCCCACAGACTGTGGCTGACGGGATGGAACGATGGGTGAGGGAagctgatgttgatggcttcAACTTGTCTCCTGTGGTTCAGCCGCAATCTTGGCAAGATATTGTTGAGTTACTTGTGCCGGAGCTGCAGAGGCGGGGGATCTACTGGGATGACTATGAGGTTCCGGGAGGTACGCTGAGGGAGAACGCAcagggcaagggcaacaGTCACCTGAGAAGTGATCATGTCGGAAGTACATATGTTTTCGATGCTTCAAAGAAGGAGTAG